Genomic DNA from Equus quagga isolate Etosha38 chromosome 10, UCLA_HA_Equagga_1.0, whole genome shotgun sequence:
AATTGTGTTGGTGGCTGCAAAAcgctggttttctttttttgttttgttttgttttgttttttgggggtttttttttgaggaagattagccctgagctaacatctgccgccaatcctcgtcttttttgtgctgaggaagactggccctgaactaacatccgtgcccatcctcctctactttacatgtgggacacctaccacagcatggcgtgcgtgccaagcggtgccatgtccgcaccccggatcagaaccagcaaaccccgggccactgaagcggaacgtgcgcacttaacctctgcgccaccgggccggccccaaaatgctggttttctgatgctttctttctttccacaattGTTAGTTGGTATTTCTCTATAAAgagctttcctttttccctgCTCTCTTTTCTCGATTATCATGGTGGATGCatcatttttttattcaacaaCTTAGAATCCAAGAGTGTCATTTGGGGATCATTTTTATTGGTCTACAGCATGTGTACAGTACTGTGCATAAATCATCAGTGTACAGCACAATAGACCTTTAAAGTGAATATCCCATGTATCTATCCCCTCCAGGCAGAAATAGAGAATATTGCCAGCACTCCAGCACTTTCCTGCTGCCCGCTCCTCGTCACACTCCTCTACAAAATGGTTCATACCCTTTCGGATGCTCAAGCTGTTCTAGCTTGCTTCTCTccagctggctcctgtgtccctttgacacgCCTCATTCTTTCATTGTTCAACCACCACAAGGTGCTCCGGGCTCAGCTCGTGTATTTCCCGCCCCAGCCCTAAAATTAACCGTTTCTCCAAAGAGCTCTGGTCCTTTCCCACccccctttcttatttttttttttaaagattggccctgagctaacatctgttgccaatcttcgttttttttccttcttctccccaaagctccccagtacatagttgtatattctagttgtaggtccctctagttctgttatgtgggacgccgcctcagcgtggcctgacaggCGGTGCtcagtctgcgcccaggatccgaaccagcgatccctgggccgccaaagtggagcacgcgaacttatccactggggccagccctggagctCTGGTCCTTTTAGTGGTGACTGGTACTGAGAAACCAAGGTCTGGGTGCAGGGTATGTTCATTGttactggggtgtcattgcttccAGACTCTTTCACTGGAtcaaactggaaaatatatatatacattttttgtattaaacaaatttttttttcctttttctccccaaagccccccggtacatagttgtatactcttcgttgtgggtccttctagttgtggcatgtgggacgctgcctcagcgtggtttgctgagcagtgccatgtccgcgcccaggattcgaaccaacgaaacactgggccgcctgcagcggagcgtgcgaacttaaccactcggccacggggccagccccggaaatatatatttttaagggtTCACACTGCAATCCCCAATTCCAATCCAACATCACAGTTCTTGCCCATCTTCCCTCACTCCAGTGAGAATTCTGGTTCCCAAACTGCATGTAGTTACTCATTTGCTCTATCAGACAGAGTCTATCTTAAAGTACACCCAAAACCGCCTCATCACCACCATTGTTGACAATAAACATACTAAGAGGAAAGCCAATTCTTTCGGTCCTTAGAAGACATCCCATGAAGGCAGTCTGGTCAGAGAGCTGAGCTCAAAGGCACCTAAACTGTCCACTCCGTGTGCTTTTGTTATCAGTTGCATATGCGCTTAGGCTCACTGTGTTTGCTTTTATTCAATTttagcattttgatttttttcactcttttcaaatgtatttttgaaCATGTAAaatattcacatggttcaaagTCAAAACTACACAAAAGGGTATATTCCAAGAAATCCCAGGCCCATCTCAATCCCATAGAGGTGAccattttcattagttttgggtttctccttcctctgtcttttctttttttccaataagCACGTATGTCTGGGAGCGTGTGTGTCCTTTGCGCTGTGCTTTTTTCACATAACAATATATCCTGGAAATCACTTCatttttcattagaaattttcattcttttttactgctGCTTAGGACTATTTTATGAATGTACCATAGTTCATTTCACCAGTTCCCTGCTGATGAACATGTACCTTGCGTCCATTAGTTTTCTATGACCAATTATGTTACAGTAAGTAGCTTTGTGGatgtgttgtttcctatttgtgaAGTAACTTCCTACATGTGGGATTGCTGGTTCCGAATCTGTGCTCCAGTCTGGTGCTTAGTTAATATTCTGTTTCATTCGACAAGCAACAAACTAATTTCAGATTATTAGAAATGCTATacagcaaatttatttttttttaaagattggcacctgagctaactgttgccaatctttttttttcctgctttttctccccacatccccccagtatacagttgtatatatttttttagttgtgggtccttctagttgtggcatgtgagacactgcctcagcatggcctgacgagcagtgccatgtccgtgcccaggatccaaacaggcgaaaccctgggacgcCGAAGCCAAGCACGTGAACTTatccactcggccatggggctggccccctgctaTGCAGCAAATTTAAATGGGCAAATGTGAAGTGTGCCTGGGGGTAGTATGCCAGATTGGTGATTCAGAAGCCCTCTCAGAGGTGACATTGGAGCCAAGACCCTAATGACAAGGAGCCAGCCAGGGGAAAGTTTGCCGACACAGTCTTCCAAATAGCAGAGTAAGTGCAAAGGGCTGGGGGCAGGCCACCCTTGgtcaggagcagagagaaggccaCAGAGGTTGCCGAGAATGAGCAAGCAGGCAagtgggggtggaggagtggggagaCAGGTCACACATGGCTTTTATAAGCTATGGCAAGGAATTTGGATTTGATTCCAAGGGCAATGGGAAATCATTTTAGGCTTTTAAGCAGGGATGAGATTATGATGtggtttatattaaaaattaagaacagattctgctgtgtggagaacaggCTGTAGAGGtgcaagggaagaagaaaaccaGTCAGGAAGCTGTTGAAGGAGCTCAGGAAGAGATGTGTCTCCCCCTGGGGACTAGcaatggaaagggagagaagtggGCTGATTTAGGATCTATTCTGAGGAGAGATCCAACGAGATTTGATAACATAATTCAGCTTCATGTCCTGCCTTTTgattacaaaggaggaaaatagaaaactaatgacAATCCCCACCAAGAATTTCATGtcacttcaaaaacatttttttaggtgttgtttttttttggtgaggaacaatctgttgccgatcttcctctttttccctccccaaagccccagtgcacagttctCTGTCCTAGTTGTATGTTCCTCTAGTTCttgcatgtgagatgctgccacagcatggttcgaTGTGCAGTGTATGGGTCCccgccaggatccaaacccacgaaccccggccgctgaagccgagcgggcgaccttaaccactacgccactgggaaGCCAGTAAAAACTTATTTTTGATTAAAGATGTCATGAGAGATCATTGTCAAAAATTTTCGGGAAAGCACAAAAAGGAAGTTAAAATCATCCACAATCCCATCACATCAGGATGAGTATTTACATTTTGGTGTACTGTTCTAGGATTTCTACGCATATATACAGTAATTTCCCCAATTGGGGTTTTAATGATTTTAGTCTTACATTCTGATGTTTCACACATGACAGTAGCCCTGTTCTCACTGCCATTACTTTACTTCAGGCTCctatcatttctctcctttcctctctgtggGCCTCCCTGCTGGCAGGCTTGACCTCCACAAGGCCCACTTagtgatctttctaaaaagtATATCTGATGGGGTCGTTGACCTCTTTAAAGCCCCCTCTGGTTTCTCTGCCTACATCGCCAATGGGGGCGGGGTGCAGAGCAGCATCCCCCGGGGACTATCCTGTTCCACCTCCCTCCACAAATCACTGCAAGGACGTCGAGGCACATCTCTTGGGGTCATTCGGTTCCGTGAAGAAGTATAGCGGGAAACCGGCCACGCATCTGCTGGCCTCACACGAGGTCTTGGCGGGGACCGATAATGAGGCAGGTTTGCGCAGGCGAACTGGGGTCACATGTCGTTCTACGGGGCAGAGCTTCATGAGGGAGCATTCATTGGCTAGGCACCCAACCAGGTGTCCCCGGGcggggcagggctggctgggcaggAACCAGTCATGCGCCCAATGGAATCACAGCGGGTATCTTTGCGCAGGCGCACTGGGGTCATATCAAGCTCTGAAGGGCGGAGCTTCATGAGGGAGCGCTCATTGGCTAGGCAGCTGACAGGGTCTCCAGGAGCCCTTGCCTGGGCTGGCTGGGTGGGAAATAGTCTCGCGCCCAGCGGAATCACAGGGTGTCTGTTTGTGCAGGCGCCCTGGGGATCCCCAGTTGTACTGGGCGCCAAGGGGCGGAGCTTCGTGAGGGAGTGCTCATTGGCTAGGCAGCCACGGGGTCTCCCGGGGCCCgcgggccacagggctggctgggcGGGAACTGAGGCCTCACTGGGGACCTGTTTGCGCAGGCGTCTTGGGGTCGAGTCATGCACGAAGAGGTGGGGCTTCTGgagggagcctcagtttctccgcGGCCAACGGAATCCCTAGCCTCCAGCAGGGTCGGTTGGGCGGGAATCAACCACGCGCCCGGCGGCCTCAGTGGGGTCTGTTTGCGCAGGCGCGCGGGGCAGAGTCAGCGCGAAGGGGCGGAGCTTCGGGAAGGAGCCACAGTTCCTTAGCGGCCGGAGGAGAGGGCGGAGTCGAAGGCGGGGCGCGGCCGCCATGCAGGCAGCAGACGCAGGCGCaggcggcggggcgggcggcgcCGACTGCCGGGACGGCCAGGACGGCCAGGACGGCCAGGGCCTCCGGGGCGGTGGGGGCGCGGCGGCATCTGCAGCCGGCGGAGCTCCGCGCGTCACGCGAGTACAGCACGCCTCAGGGCCGGGGGTAGACGCCGCGTCCACAGCCAGAAGGCTGGAAAGCCGACTACACATGTTGTATCCTACCCGAGGGGACAGCGGGGAATGGGCTGGGGGCTGCCTGCGGCGGGGAGTTGAGCTGCAGGGGACAAACGGGTCGGTGAGCAGCCTAGGGGCGGAAAGGGGAGCcggaggaggctggggctgggagtggtCTGGCGggagaagaaatgagagcagGGGGGTACGGGGTGGCTGGGGAGGACTAGGGCCAAGAGTGGTTTGGACCGGGTGGAAGCAGTCCTGAAGGGAAGGAGACTTGTCAGGGTGGCCTGAGAGGGAGCCCGAGGCCGAGTCGGTATTGAATGGTGCCTTAACCGAATCTCCACCAGCGCCCTCAGCGTGCCTTTCCCGTCCTCCTTAGAGGCGGAGATCGCCCATGGGTCCCTGGCCCCAGATGCGGAACCCCACCGAGGGGCGGTTTGGAAGGAGCTCTCAGTGATTGGCAGCGTCCTGGCGGTGTAAATTCTAATAGGGGCTCGGTGGGGTTGGCAGCGGGTGGCCAGGCCACCGAGGGGCGCTCTACTGGAGTCACGGAGACGAGAGTTAGGTCCAGAGAGGGGACGTGGTCCGCTGGACCCGTCTCCACCTGAGAGGGCGCTCTAATGCGCATGGCAAAGGGTTCGCTGTAATGGATGCCTGAGGGGCAGAGCAAGGAAGGGGAGGAGTCACCGCCTCcaaattgaatttcttttcccctcccttttAGCCGCTGGAGAGCTGAAGATTCTCGCCTCCTCCGAATTTCCATCATCAACTTTCTTGACCAGCTTTCCCTGGTGGTGCGGACCATGCAGCGCTTTGGGCCCCCTGTTTCCCGCTAAGCCTcggctggggagagggggctaAGGTCTAACCTTGTGTCCTGTCCTGGTCAGTGTACCCTCCCTAGGTTCCCGCAGTAGTTGCCACTTTCTTACGGGAGCCTAATCCTTGGCTGTATGGCCCTTGGGCGCTCAGGGTCCACTTGTTTTGTTTGGTGCTTAAATGTTTATTacagcagaaaataaaactgagctACTGTTCCGTGTCTGAGTTCCTTTTCAGCTACTGCACCTCCTAATATTCTTGCTTTTGTCCTCAGGTTGGAGGGCAGGTTCGGGATTCAGATGGTCCAGTAGTGCTAGGCAATTGAAGACAATTTaggaaatggaagaagatggGTCCTGTCATTCACTATTAACTACTGTCAACATCTTggaatattttcttagttttatagttaaatttgtatagtaaatatttaacaataatagATGATACATAGTATCTTGCAAGTTTAGgatttttcctgatatttttcaTCTAACGtgaactttttataaaaattctcaaaagcattattgaataaatgcataaaagataaattatgatgtaattattgaacatttaaattattttcaatttttgccaTATTATAGGTAATGATTCAATGGAATTCTTGTATATAGATCTTTGCATGAATGATGGTTTGCTTAAGATTATAAGAGGTAGGATTACCACGttcaatatttactatttttttaaagctctcaaCGTACGGTGCAAAATTGCTCTCCAGAGAATGTGCcttctcaacaaaatgttggtTTCCCACATCGTTGTCACCACTGGGTCACctcagcaaaattttttaaaaacttagtttgCATGAGAACAACAAAAATACCCCAAAAATTCTGGAGTAGGAGCCTTGTGGCTTCCTGGCCTAGTCTCAGATCAGTGAAGAGAAAGTGGTGGGACAACTGTTTAAGCCTTTTGTTGGAAGAAGTTAGCTCCCTGTAAAATATGTCGTAGCCTGCagccttgctaaactcacttattctgGTAGCTCCTTTGTAGAATccatcagattttctacataggtgATCATGTCTGCAAATAAAGgcaggtttttcttctttccaatctggatgcctcgTATTGCTTGATTTCTCTCCTCCTTATGAGTTGGATTTTCCCGCTGCtctgcatgcctggtaattttcgATTGGATGCCAGGCATTATGATTTTCCCTTGTGTGCTGGCTACCTTTGTATTCCTCAACATCTTCCTGAGCTTTGCTCTGGGGTGTGTTAAGTGACTCGGAAACAGTCGGATCCTTTTGAGTCTTGCTTTGAAGATTTGCTGCGTGACACCAGAGCAGCTTTCAGTGTCAGAGTCATTTTTTTCCATGACCCTGAGACGAGACCCTTCTGAGCACCCTGCCCAAGGCCGCCTGAATTATGAGGTTTGCCATTTTGGccagtggggggtgggcagccaCTAGTCCCTGTCCTGCTGTAGGGCTGGGCATAGTTAACCTTTCAtcctttgggggaagggaggggtccTTTCACGGCCTCCCTCCAGTAGTTTCCTCACACACTTGTGCTGATCAGTGGTCTGCAGATTGCTTCAGCAGGACCCCCTGCGGATATGAAGGTTCTCTCCCTCtgcagctctcttctctctggtcCCCTGTCCCTGCCAACTCTAGGTGCTCAGAGTTTCGGTTCCATCTCCTAAACTCAGGGTGTCCGTTGGGCCCCATCAGGAAACGCCCTCTCCAGTCAGTCAGCTGGGGCAACTGCAGGGCTTACTCATTTGTCCCAAGCTCCAAGAGACCACTGTCCTTCCCTGCCTGATAGCCGGTGTCTCCAAACCTGTAGTTCAGATCTGTTGTCTGTCTTTTGGGGTGTTTCAAGTGGGACGGTAGGTCCAGTCCCTGTCACTCAGTATGCCTGGACATAGTCCGCCACTGCAGAACTTGGACAGCTCTGATGTTGTGGgttggagggagagagatgcTGTTGACGGGGCTGTGGCAGTGGTCCTGATGATGATGAAGAATCTCACCTGACAGCATGCAGCAGCTCTAGTGGCTACAGTGagggtctctttctctcttttttaaaatcacttttaagaCCTTAATTATTGACAGATAGATGAGAATTTAGCTCTTTTACACCATTATCCACTCCGcttccccgccccctcctcccaaaaTAGTTCTATTCATTTCTTGCGGTTTCTATTTTCCCTGAGGTTAAAAACTGCCTTGTTTAGTTTTCCATTGGCTTAGCTTCTCTTATCTCATAATGATAATGTTTAAAACCATCTTCCTTGGagtcctctttcctcttcctatcTGGGTCTCTCTAGGTCGCCTGCCTGCACAGCTGTCATCTTGGGACTTCCCTTTCTCTGGGCTGGAATCTTGTGCCTGGATCACATGGCTTTCCCTTTACTCTTtcacctcttctttttgtttccttgtctgtgttGGAAGTCAGCTTTGGTGAGGTCTAATTTCCACACTGTCAACTTCCCCCTTTTTAGGTGCACAGGTCCAGAGTTTTGGCaaacacatacagacacataACCACTACCACAGTTCACTGCCTTGGCCCCATGGATGGACTGCTGAAGCTGCAGGCAGCTTTAACGCCTAAGTCAGGTCATGAAACCCCTCTGTTTCCAaccctccctgggctcccctctCACTCAGAGACAAAGCCAAGGTCCTTATGGTGGCCTACAGAGTCCGATGTGACCCAGCCTGCTTccactctggcctcctctcctcccctctccaccttGCTCACTCTGATCCAGCCACATTGATTGGCCTCCTCCCCTTTCTAAAACACCCCAGgcccggggccggcccggtggcgcagcagttaagttcgcacgttctgcttcttggcggcccagggctccccggttcagatcccaggtgcggacatggcaccacttggcaaaagccatgctgtggtaggcatcccacgtatgaagtagaggaagatgggcatggatgttagctcagggccagtcttcctcagcaaaaatagggagattggcagtagttagctcagggctaatcttcctcaaaaaaaaaaaaaaaaaacaaaaaacaccccaGGCCCAcgcctacctcagggcctttgcactgggcTCTTTCCTGTCTGGAACTCTCTTCCCCCAGGGTTCCTGGCTCACTCAGATATCAGTCCTGGCCActccatttaaaattgcatccCACTTTCTCATCACCTGCATTACTTTAACAGGAGTGGGGAGTAAGAGGGAAGTGGGGGCATCATGATGGAGATATAGCTGGAACAGTAAAGAATTGTCAGACATGAAGGAGTTTGGGTACAatgaagccactggagggttttaaacAGAGCAGGACAAGATAGACCTTGTATCTTACCAGGATCCGAGTGCCTCCCACGTTGAGACCAGGCCAAGGAGGGGCAAGGCAGATGCAGGGAGATTGGCATCCAGGCAAGAGACAAGGGTGGCTTGGACCAGGCTGGGAGCAGTGGAGGTGGGGCGAGGTGAGGTGATTCTGAATATATCTTGAAGGTGGAGCCACCAGGACCTGCCGGTGGGTTGGACATGGCCCTGGACCTCCTCAAATCCTCAGAAACCCTGCGATGAGTTACCCTTCCTCCCACAAAGGGAGTCCAGCTCATCTGCAGTCCAGCAGTCTCCCCACCTGCTCCCATGTTCTCCGACCACCCACCTGCCTCAAGGACAAAGCCACACACTGACTCTATTTTCCCAacatttaattaggaaaaaaaattacacgAACAAAGAAGAACTCATGcaacaaaagaggagagaatggagttTCCAGGACTGCGAGACAGGGCCTGATTCCTCACAGGAGGCAGAAGGACAAAGGACTAAGGCACTGCCGCCTCAGCCCCTTGGGGCGGGCGCAGGACAGGGCAGCTGAGGACAAGGGGGTCGGGGGCAAGTGCAGACAACACTGAGGACGTTTGGCAGTAGGGCCGGGGGAAGGAGAGCCGGAGTCCCTGGGCCCAGGTCAGGCCCCGGCACAAGCCTGGTTCTAGCTCTCCAGGGTCTgagagagagcagggccctgTACAGGACAGGCCAACTCCCGAGAAGTCTGAAGGGAGATGCTGTGGCCCAGCTGCAGGGGGACCCCTGGGCACAGCCACAGTCTGAAGGCGGCTTCAGGTGCATCATCCCACCCCAAGTGCTGCTGGCACCGAGGCTGCCTTCCTGGTATGGGTGGGGCCAGCCATGGCAAGGGTGAGGTGCCAGAGGCTAGGCCAAGGCTGACAACGTCACAAGGGAGCCAGGACGACTCAAGGAGAGAAGGTCAGTGAAGTTGGCAACATGCCAGGGGTGACACGTATTTACAGATGGAGACAGTGAGGTGGtggtaaattaaataaataggtGGTTGGGGGTATAAATAGCAAGGAAGGCAGGGGCCGTGGCAACACCTGGGCACAAGGGCAGGAGGCTAAGGGTATTGCTGCTGCTGGGGTGCGGGGCTTGGTCCTGTCATCCTCTCCccctccgcccccagcccccaccccggtGGGGCCCAAAGCAAGGCACTAATGAAGGGGGCCCAGGTGTGCCAGGGGCACACTGGCCCAGTGACCTCCCCCGTGCCACCCGATCCAGGGCTCAGCCCCCAGACCCAGGCGTGAGCCGCCCCCCTCAACGGGAGGACAGCTCAGGACCGAAAAGGCCCCTCCTCACCGGTTCCGCCACCCTTAACTGTTGCTGGACAGGAGAGTGATGATCTGTTCCAGCTTCTGGCGCAACTTATGCTTCCGACAAGACGCATCTCGGTCCAGAGCGGTGAGAACCTGGGGCAGGAGGGCCCCCCGGAGCTGGGCTCTCGAGGAGGGGCCGGCTCCTCCGGGGCAAAGCCCCCCTCCCCAGCTTGAGCAGCTTGAGCTCTTCCTTCCCTCACGCCTCAGCACATCCCTCCTCCCAGGGGGCCCTGGGCAGGCACGTGGGAAGGGCTGCAATCTCTCACCTCTGAACACACCCTCTGGCTTCTCCTCGACCCCAAATCCTCCTCCAACTGCAGAACTTTCTTGTCGTCCTCTCCACAGCCAGAGCGCGGCCCCTCCCAAGAGTGGTCTGCACTCGCTGTCCCCGATTTCCCCTTTCCCATCCGCTCCTAtcggcgcccccccccccaaacctcTCTTGTCCAGGTCTCCATGATCCTGATGCCAAGTCCCAGTGAGCGTTTGGGGCCTCATCTCCCTTGACCGTCGNNNNNNNNNNTGCCAAGTCCCAGTGAGCGTTTGGGGCCTCATCTCCCTTGACCGTCGGCAGCACCCCACAGAGCCgatcactccctcctccctgagcGCCCCCCGCCCCGGGGAGCCTCACTCATGTTCCAGGACCCGCCTGGCACTCTTGGGGTCCCTTCCACCCCTCTGGCCGCCCCTCCTCAGTCTCTGCTGCTAGCTCCCCGTCTTCTTGGCTACTTGTGGGTGTCCCAGGGCCCAGTGCTGGGGCCACTTCTCCCTCTACACCCACTTGGCCGCCCTTGGTGAGCTCAGCCAGGCTCGGGGCTTTCAGGGCCATGTCCTGACTCACAAGTTCTTGTCTCCAGGCAAGGATGCATCCTTAAGTCCACACCTCTGTGTCTCCTGCCTATTGGGGTCTCCAGTTGGGTTGCAAACGCCACAGGCCCTACACGGGGCTGGCGCCACACACCTTctggccccacccactccccTCAAATCCCAGCATCTATGGAGAGTGTCACCTATGCTAGCCCGGGGACCTGGTCAGAGGGAACATCATAAGCAATCTGTCCCCTCCACCTCCTTGTGGCACTCCCTGACCCCCACCGACGCCCCTGCCTTTGCCAATGGCTGCACCCTCAGGGGGATTGTGGGGGTGGCACGCACCTCTTGGCGGTACTTGGTGACATAGAAATAGAGCTCGCTGAGTGCACTTAGGACATTGAAGTCGCTGGCGTGGAGTCGGGACTGCTCCACCAGGTAGGCATCCATATCCTGGTCGCTGATGGATGCCATCTTTGCAAT
This window encodes:
- the LAGE3 gene encoding EKC/KEOPS complex subunit LAGE3, which encodes MQAADAGAGGGAGGADCRDGQDGQDGQGLRGGGGAAASAAGGAPRVTRVQHASGPGVDAASTARRLESRLHMFALSVPFPSSLEAEIAHGSLAPDAEPHRGAVWKELSVIGSVLAVRWRAEDSRLLRISIINFLDQLSLVVRTMQRFGPPVSR